CCAAAGCCCCTTTTATAACGAGAGTTTACAGTTTCGTCTTGAAGGTGTACTCAATGTAGAAGCTCTACAACAGAGTTTCAACCAAATCATCCGCCGCCACGAAATTCTGCGAACAACATTCCCATCTGTAGATGGAAAACCTGTGCAGGTAATTTCTCCCAGTTTGACAATCACTATTCCAGTGCTGGACTTGCAAGGTTTAGAAGAATCAGAGATACAACAGATTGTCACCAAAGAAGCTCGCCAACCTTTTGATTTGAGTAATGGCCCTTTGTTGCGAGTCGCTTTACTGCGGCTTGGGCCAGAGTCCCATGTGTTGGTATTGACCATGCACCATATCATCACGGATGGCTGGTCAATGGGGATACTCATCCAAGAGTTGTCCATCCTCTATCAAGTTGCTCTAGGTTCCCCTTTACGCCTCCCGGAGTTGCCTGTCCAGTATGCTGATTTTACAGTTTGGCAGCGAGAGTGGTTAACCGAAGAAGTTCAAAAGCAACAACTGAATTACTGGAAGCAACATTTAGCTGGTGCGCCGTCCTTATTAGAACTACCCACAGACAAGCCACGCCCCCCTATTCAGACTTTCTGTGGTGCTACCCAAGAGTTTCAACTTGACCCAAATTTGAGCCAGCAAATCAAAATCTTTAGCCAACAGTCAGGAGCTACCATGTTTCAAACATTACTGGCGGCTTTTGTCGTTTTAATGTTTCGTTACAGTGGTCAAGATGATATTTGTATCGGTAGCCCGATTGCCAACCGCAACCGCAGGGAGATAGAACCATTGATTGGCTTTTTTGTCAATACATTGGTACTACGTAACCAGATCAAAGGAAATCCCAGTTTCTCTGAGTTTCTGTCTCAGGTGCGGCAAGTTGCAATCTCTGCTTATGCTCACCAAGATATTCCCTTTGAACAAGTGGTAGAAGCTTTACAGCCAGAACGTTCTCTCAGCTATAATCCCCTATTCCAGACGATATTTGTCTTAGAGAATTTCTCGTTAGATACATTAGAGTTGTCTAATTTGATGCTGACTCCCCAATTGGTAGAACGCGGGATATCTCAGTTTGATTTGAGCTTGTCAGTTTGGGAGAAGAAAGAGGGACTGATAAGTTCTTGGCAATATAACAGTGACTTATTTGAGGCAGATACTATTGCGAGGATGGCAAGTCATTTTCAGACCTTGTTAACAGCTATTCTTACCAATCCCAATCAACCCATTGGTGAATTACCACTGTTGACCGAGCGCGAGCGACATCAATTGCTAGTGGAATGGAATGATACTGATACGCCTTATCCTGACAGTAAGTGTATCCATCAGTTATTTGAGGAACAGGTAGAACAAACACCTAATGCTGTGGCTGTGGTCTATGAGGACGAGTCATTAACATACCAAGAGTTGAACGATCGCGCCAATCAATTGGCGCATTATCTGCAAACTTTAGGTGTGGGTGCAGAGGTATTGGTGGGAATTTGCATTGAGCGATCGCCAATCATGATTATTGCCTTACTCGCTATACTCAAGGCGGGTGGTGCTTATGTTCCCTTTGACCCAGCATATCCCCAAGAACGCTTGGCTTATATGTTGCAAGATGCAAAAGTGCCAGTGCTGTTAACTCAAGAGGGGTTACTAGGGCAGTTACCTCAAACTCAAGCTCAGGTAGTCTGTTTAGAGATTAACTCGAAAATAATTAGCACTCACAGCCAGGAAAACCCCACCACCGAAGCATTATCTCATCACCTAGCTTACGTAATTTATACATCGGGTTCTACAGGACAACCCAAAGGTGTCGCTGTTACACATCAGGCTGTCAATCGATTAGTATGCAACACTAACTATGTAAAATTGACAGCAAAGCACCGAGTTGCTCAAGCTTCCAATGCAACTTTTGATGCTGCTACCTTTGAGATTTGGGGAGCCTTGCTACATGGGGCTAGCGTCGTAGGTATTACTAAAGAAGTGCTGCTGGCACCGCTAGAACTTAGTACCAAACTGCGTCAGCAGCAAATTGATGTTTTATTTGTAACAACAGCTTTATTTAACCAGTTGGTTAGTCAAGTTCCAGGAATCTTCACAACCCTGGAAACTGTTTTATTTGGTGGAGAGGCGGTTGATCCCACCACGGTCAGAGCAATACTGCAATATCAACCTCCAAAGCGACTGCTTCATGTTTATGGGCCAACTGAAAGTACTACCTTTTCATCGTGGTACTTAGTCGAGAAAGTACCAGACAAAGCGACTAACTTGCCAATTGGTCGTCCCATTGCCAATACACAAATCTACATTCTGGATCGCCATTTACAACCTCTACCTGTAGGGGTTCCTGGCGAACTATATATTGGGGGTGATGGTTTAGCTAGGGGTTATCTTAACCGCATAGAGCTAACTGATAAAAGCTTTATCCAAAACCCCTTCAATGATTCCAATTGCGTTAGCGAAGCGTGTACAAAGTACTCTCGCTTGTACAAAACAGGAGACTTAGCTCGTTACTTACCTGACGGCAATATAGAATTTCTTGGTCGCATTGATAACCAAGTTAAGATTCGCGGTTTCCGCATTGAACTTTCCGAAATTGAGGCTATTTTGACTCAACACCCCCAAGTTCGCGATGCTGTGGCGATCGCAAGAGAAGATCAACCTGGTGCTAAGACTTTGGCAGCTTATGTGATCCCAAAATTGAAACAGCCAACCAGTAATGAGCTACGCCTATTTCTCAAGTCAAAGCTCCCCGATTACATGGTACCTGCGTCCTTTACAGTTTTAGAGGTACTGCCGATTACCCCTAACGGGAAAGTAGACCGTCGTGCTTTACCTGTACCAGAATTCGAGTCCGATGAATCTGCTGGCTTTGTCTCCCCTCGTACCCATACAGAAGAAGTCTTGACCAAGATTTGGCAGGATGTTTTAGTTCTAAAACAAGTCGGTATCCACGATAATTTCTTTGAATTGGGTGGGGATTCTATCATTAGTATCCAAATTATTGCCAGAGCTAATCAGGCTGGATTAAAACTTACTCCGAAACAATTATTTCAACACCAAACAATTGCAGAATTAGCTACTGTTGCTGGTATAATTAATTCGGTTCATTCAGAACAAGGTTTAGTTACAGGGATTGTCCCTCTAACACCAATTCTGCACTGGTTCTTTGAGCAAAATCTGCCAGAACCTCATCACTTTAACCAATCCTTCCTGCTAGAAGTTCCCGCAAATTTGCAACCGGAATTATTAGAGCAGGTATTGCAAAAGTTACTGTACCATCACGATGCTTTACGTCTGCGGTTTGTCCAGCAGGGGGGGCAATGGCAGCAGTACAACAGTGATGTGGACGATGACCTATCATTGGGTATTGCAGACTTATCATCTCTGCCTCAAGCAGAACAGTTAAGAGCGATCGCAGCCAGGGCAGACGAAGCACAAAGAACGCTGAACTTAGCAGATGGGCCGCTGATGCGGGTCATTTTGTTTAACTTAGGCAATCCTCCCGGACGTTTACTTATTGTCATCCATCACTTAGCTGTAGATGGGATCTCGTGGCGGATTTTACTAGAAGACTTATCTACGGCATACAAGCAATTAAATAGTGGGAATAAAATCCAACTCCCTGCAAAAACAACTTCCTTTAAAGATTGGGCAATCCGATTGCAGGATTATACAGGTAGTCAAGGACTGCACTCAGAGTTAGATCACTGGCTGCACTCAAAGTCGTTCGCAGTTACTCCTTTACCCTTGGATTATTCTGCTGTTCCCTCAGAAAACACTGTCGGCTCAAGTCGCATTGTTTCTGTATCTCTGAGTGGAAAACAGACTCAAGCCCTGTTACAAGATGTCCCTGGAGCCTACAACACCAAAATTAACGATGTGCTATTGACCGCATTAGTACAAAGTTTTGCTGGATGGACAGGCTATGACTCCCTACTAATTGAATTAGAAGGTCACGGACGAGAGGACTTGTTTGAGGATATAGATTTGTCCCGCACAGTAGGCTGGTTTACCAGTATATTCCCTGTTTACTTAAAGCTTGGAGGTCTTCACCATCCTGGCGAAGCTCTCAAGTCGGTCAAGGAGCAACTGCGACGCATCCCTAACCGAGGTATTGGCTATGGCATCCTGCGGTATCTTAGCCCAGATACAAACATCAATAAGCAACTTGAGGGAGCAATTCCTGCTCAGGTGAGCTTTAACTACTTGGGTCAATTCGACCAAACGCATTTAGCACCCCTTGGTTGGAAATTCGCTCAAGAGTCTAGTGGTTCTATTCACAGTCCCAAAGGGCAGCGCCGCCATTTGTTGAATGTGAATGGATTAGTGATTGAAGGCAAATTGCAACTGGAGTGGCAATATAGCTCGGCTTTCCATCGTCAGGCTACTGTAGAAAATTTGGCTAATAACTATGTAAGAACACTCGGAGCTATTATTGACCACTGCTTATCCTCAGAAGCAGGAGGCTATACTCCTTCAGATTTCCCTGAAGTTGGTTTAAGCCAAGAAGCGTTGGACGAACTTCTAGCAGAAATTGAATGAAGTCGTTCACAACTCATATCTATCAAGATAAAGACGTGTCCTAACTTTGTTCATTGTTTTAATTTTTCCACA
This Nostoc sp. KVJ3 DNA region includes the following protein-coding sequences:
- a CDS encoding non-ribosomal peptide synthetase; the encoded protein is MTTIEFVSYLDSLGIKIWLEDDQLNYRAPKGVMNPDLKNKLLGHKSEILAFLAEAKSANNSSEPILSIERTGNLILSFAQQRMWFLYQLESQSPFYNESLQFRLEGVLNVEALQQSFNQIIRRHEILRTTFPSVDGKPVQVISPSLTITIPVLDLQGLEESEIQQIVTKEARQPFDLSNGPLLRVALLRLGPESHVLVLTMHHIITDGWSMGILIQELSILYQVALGSPLRLPELPVQYADFTVWQREWLTEEVQKQQLNYWKQHLAGAPSLLELPTDKPRPPIQTFCGATQEFQLDPNLSQQIKIFSQQSGATMFQTLLAAFVVLMFRYSGQDDICIGSPIANRNRREIEPLIGFFVNTLVLRNQIKGNPSFSEFLSQVRQVAISAYAHQDIPFEQVVEALQPERSLSYNPLFQTIFVLENFSLDTLELSNLMLTPQLVERGISQFDLSLSVWEKKEGLISSWQYNSDLFEADTIARMASHFQTLLTAILTNPNQPIGELPLLTERERHQLLVEWNDTDTPYPDSKCIHQLFEEQVEQTPNAVAVVYEDESLTYQELNDRANQLAHYLQTLGVGAEVLVGICIERSPIMIIALLAILKAGGAYVPFDPAYPQERLAYMLQDAKVPVLLTQEGLLGQLPQTQAQVVCLEINSKIISTHSQENPTTEALSHHLAYVIYTSGSTGQPKGVAVTHQAVNRLVCNTNYVKLTAKHRVAQASNATFDAATFEIWGALLHGASVVGITKEVLLAPLELSTKLRQQQIDVLFVTTALFNQLVSQVPGIFTTLETVLFGGEAVDPTTVRAILQYQPPKRLLHVYGPTESTTFSSWYLVEKVPDKATNLPIGRPIANTQIYILDRHLQPLPVGVPGELYIGGDGLARGYLNRIELTDKSFIQNPFNDSNCVSEACTKYSRLYKTGDLARYLPDGNIEFLGRIDNQVKIRGFRIELSEIEAILTQHPQVRDAVAIAREDQPGAKTLAAYVIPKLKQPTSNELRLFLKSKLPDYMVPASFTVLEVLPITPNGKVDRRALPVPEFESDESAGFVSPRTHTEEVLTKIWQDVLVLKQVGIHDNFFELGGDSIISIQIIARANQAGLKLTPKQLFQHQTIAELATVAGIINSVHSEQGLVTGIVPLTPILHWFFEQNLPEPHHFNQSFLLEVPANLQPELLEQVLQKLLYHHDALRLRFVQQGGQWQQYNSDVDDDLSLGIADLSSLPQAEQLRAIAARADEAQRTLNLADGPLMRVILFNLGNPPGRLLIVIHHLAVDGISWRILLEDLSTAYKQLNSGNKIQLPAKTTSFKDWAIRLQDYTGSQGLHSELDHWLHSKSFAVTPLPLDYSAVPSENTVGSSRIVSVSLSGKQTQALLQDVPGAYNTKINDVLLTALVQSFAGWTGYDSLLIELEGHGREDLFEDIDLSRTVGWFTSIFPVYLKLGGLHHPGEALKSVKEQLRRIPNRGIGYGILRYLSPDTNINKQLEGAIPAQVSFNYLGQFDQTHLAPLGWKFAQESSGSIHSPKGQRRHLLNVNGLVIEGKLQLEWQYSSAFHRQATVENLANNYVRTLGAIIDHCLSSEAGGYTPSDFPEVGLSQEALDELLAEIE